From Hymenobacter sedentarius, a single genomic window includes:
- a CDS encoding FdhF/YdeP family oxidoreductase, with protein sequence MEKSPAEDPRQAGKTEQQGAEDNAPKSGERPDQGKAPAPDHYRSDPNRTHVHAHIPAPDVANAKYLNPILAQPPEALTGLKLEGRAKIAAGVTAVIKSMQFSWTEGGVGRGSKALLGLNQKDGFDCSSCAWPDPDEHRSVAEFCENGAKATASDADDKAAGPEFFAKHSLAELSRMTDRDQNNAGRLTHPMVKRPGDNHYSRISWPDAFQIIADNLNALDSPDEAVFYTSGKVPNEPAFLFQLFVREFGTNNLPDCSNMCHESSGSALSPTLGLGKGSVTLNDIHDAEVILVIGQNPGTNHPRMLSALQKAKRNGAKIISVNPLIEAGLNHFKNPQDFMNPLRALGALMGDGTQITDVFLQVRVDGDMALLRGIMKHLFEAEDLNPGQVVDRKFIDEFTVGFDSFEQNIRNTSWEEIEEISGISRAQLLEAANLIAHKQKIITCWAMGVTQQRQGVQTIQEIVNLQLMKGAIGKPGAGTCPVRGHSNVQGDRTMGIWERMPKPFMEALEKEFHFTPPTKDGFDVVEAIKAMRLGHTKVYFSLGGNLLAAGPDTEMIAEAMRRQKLTVFVGTKLNRGHLVTGETSLLLPTFAHVDIDMQKSGHQMTSCENSMGIVSQNKGILVPLAGDQLSEVAIICGMAITTLGDKTKTDWVAMTENYDVIRDHIARVIPGFEDFNEKLRKPGGFYLPNGPRERKFTTADGKAHFTTTTLEKYQIEPDQLILMTVRSHDQFNTTIYEYNDRYRGIHGERRVLFMNQADMDERGIKAKDLIDITSHFQGEERRVEKFVAVPYDIPKGNVSAYFPEANPLVPISSVAKISNTPTSKYVVVTVVPTAVNNDVRIKDREKMMAE encoded by the coding sequence ATGGAAAAATCCCCCGCCGAAGACCCCCGCCAAGCTGGCAAAACCGAACAGCAAGGAGCGGAAGACAATGCCCCCAAAAGCGGCGAGCGGCCCGACCAGGGCAAAGCCCCCGCGCCTGACCACTACCGCTCCGACCCCAACCGGACGCACGTGCACGCCCACATTCCGGCCCCCGACGTGGCCAATGCCAAGTACCTTAATCCCATCCTGGCCCAACCACCCGAAGCCCTCACCGGCCTCAAGCTGGAGGGCCGCGCCAAAATCGCCGCCGGAGTCACGGCCGTTATCAAGTCCATGCAGTTCAGCTGGACGGAGGGCGGCGTGGGGCGCGGCAGCAAGGCCCTGCTCGGTCTCAACCAAAAGGACGGGTTTGACTGCTCCAGCTGCGCCTGGCCCGACCCCGACGAGCACCGCTCGGTGGCCGAGTTCTGCGAGAACGGCGCCAAAGCCACCGCTTCCGATGCCGACGACAAAGCTGCTGGCCCCGAGTTTTTTGCCAAGCACAGCCTGGCCGAACTTTCGCGCATGACCGACCGCGACCAGAACAATGCCGGCCGCCTCACGCACCCAATGGTAAAGCGCCCCGGCGACAACCACTACTCGCGCATTTCCTGGCCCGATGCCTTCCAAATCATTGCCGATAACCTGAACGCGCTGGACTCGCCCGACGAGGCCGTGTTCTACACCTCGGGCAAGGTGCCCAACGAGCCGGCCTTCCTGTTCCAGCTGTTTGTGCGCGAGTTTGGCACCAACAACCTGCCCGATTGCTCCAACATGTGCCACGAGAGCAGCGGCTCGGCCCTTAGCCCCACGTTGGGCCTGGGCAAAGGCTCCGTCACGCTCAATGACATTCACGATGCCGAAGTCATCCTCGTCATCGGCCAGAACCCGGGCACCAACCACCCGCGCATGCTCTCGGCCCTGCAAAAGGCCAAGCGCAACGGCGCCAAAATTATCAGCGTGAACCCGCTGATTGAAGCCGGCCTCAACCACTTTAAGAACCCGCAGGATTTCATGAACCCGCTGCGGGCCCTGGGCGCGCTGATGGGCGACGGCACCCAGATTACCGACGTGTTCCTGCAAGTGCGCGTGGACGGCGACATGGCCCTGCTCCGCGGCATCATGAAGCACCTGTTCGAAGCCGAGGACCTGAACCCCGGCCAAGTGGTAGACCGCAAATTTATCGACGAATTCACGGTCGGATTCGATTCGTTTGAGCAGAACATCCGCAACACGAGCTGGGAAGAAATCGAGGAAATCAGCGGCATCTCGCGGGCCCAGCTCCTCGAAGCGGCCAACCTCATTGCCCACAAGCAGAAAATCATCACCTGCTGGGCCATGGGCGTCACGCAGCAGCGCCAGGGCGTGCAGACCATCCAGGAAATCGTGAACCTGCAGCTCATGAAGGGCGCCATCGGCAAGCCCGGCGCGGGCACCTGCCCGGTGCGGGGCCACTCCAACGTGCAGGGCGACCGCACCATGGGCATTTGGGAGCGCATGCCAAAACCCTTTATGGAGGCGCTGGAAAAGGAATTCCACTTCACGCCCCCCACCAAGGACGGCTTCGACGTGGTGGAGGCCATCAAGGCCATGCGCCTGGGCCACACCAAGGTGTACTTCAGCCTGGGCGGCAACCTGCTGGCCGCCGGCCCTGATACCGAGATGATAGCCGAGGCCATGCGCCGCCAGAAGCTCACCGTGTTTGTGGGCACCAAGCTCAACCGCGGCCACCTCGTCACCGGCGAAACCAGCCTGCTGCTGCCCACCTTCGCGCACGTCGACATCGACATGCAGAAATCGGGACATCAGATGACCAGCTGCGAAAACTCCATGGGCATCGTCAGCCAGAACAAAGGCATCCTGGTGCCACTCGCCGGCGACCAGCTCAGCGAAGTGGCCATCATCTGCGGCATGGCCATTACCACCCTAGGCGACAAAACCAAGACCGACTGGGTGGCCATGACGGAGAACTACGATGTCATCCGCGACCATATCGCGCGCGTGATTCCCGGCTTCGAGGACTTTAATGAAAAGCTGCGCAAGCCCGGCGGCTTCTACCTGCCCAACGGTCCCCGCGAGCGCAAATTCACCACGGCCGATGGCAAGGCCCACTTCACAACCACCACGCTGGAGAAGTACCAGATTGAGCCAGACCAGCTCATTCTGATGACGGTGCGGAGCCACGACCAGTTCAACACCACCATCTACGAGTACAACGACCGGTACCGCGGCATCCACGGCGAGCGCCGCGTGCTGTTCATGAACCAGGCCGACATGGACGAGCGCGGCATCAAAGCCAAGGACCTCATCGACATCACCAGCCACTTCCAGGGCGAGGAGCGCCGGGTCGAGAAGTTCGTGGCCGTGCCTTACGACATCCCTAAAGGCAACGTATCGGCCTACTTCCCCGAAGCTAACCCGCTGGTGCCCATCTCCAGCGTGGCCAAAATCAGCAACACGCCCACCTCGAAATACGTGGTGGTAACGGTGGTGCCCACCGCCGTGAACAACGACGTGCGCATCAAGGACCGCGAGAAAATGATGGCCGAGTAG
- the hemA gene encoding glutamyl-tRNA reductase gives MSHPFKAVSLSFKKAPLAIRELLSLDEAACRRFLHTLHHDLGLSDLLVLSTCNRTEVYYAAEDDRSREIILALGDLKGRSDVGSFLPYFDLLLEADAATQHLFEVAMGLDAQVVGDLQISNQVKLAYQWAADADAAGPFLHRLLHTVFFTNKRVQTETSFRDGAASVSYAALELVEELTADVANPRVLVVGLGEIGADVCRHLAASKSFSDITICNRTRGKAEELAAECGMRLVDFEDLVPALKEADVIISSINRAEPFFTRELVDNLDVLSFKFFVDLSVPRSIAADVELVPGVLVYNIDAIQSKASAALQTRLAAVPQVRAIIAESIAGLQDWAKEMMVSPLIQKMKASLEALRQEELERYQKKATPAESKLLDEATRSLMQKILKQHVLQLKAACKRDDDGQMVELLAELFDLEKSGLPA, from the coding sequence ATGTCGCATCCGTTCAAGGCCGTTAGTCTCTCCTTCAAGAAAGCCCCCCTCGCCATTCGCGAGCTGCTTTCGCTGGACGAAGCTGCATGCCGCCGTTTCCTGCACACCTTGCACCACGATTTGGGTCTGTCCGACCTGCTGGTGCTGAGTACCTGCAACCGCACCGAAGTGTATTATGCGGCCGAAGACGACCGCAGCCGCGAAATTATCCTCGCCCTGGGCGACCTGAAAGGCCGCTCCGATGTCGGTTCGTTTCTCCCGTATTTCGATTTGCTGCTCGAGGCCGATGCCGCCACCCAGCACCTGTTTGAAGTGGCCATGGGCCTCGACGCGCAGGTAGTAGGCGACCTACAAATCAGCAACCAGGTGAAGCTGGCCTACCAATGGGCCGCCGATGCCGACGCCGCGGGGCCCTTCCTGCACCGCTTGCTGCACACGGTGTTCTTCACCAACAAGCGCGTACAGACCGAAACCAGCTTCCGCGACGGGGCCGCTTCGGTGAGCTACGCTGCCCTGGAGCTGGTAGAAGAGCTGACCGCCGACGTGGCCAACCCGCGCGTGCTGGTAGTGGGGCTGGGCGAAATCGGCGCCGACGTGTGCCGCCACTTGGCTGCGAGCAAGTCCTTCAGCGACATCACCATCTGCAACCGCACGCGCGGCAAAGCCGAGGAGCTGGCTGCCGAATGCGGCATGCGCCTAGTTGATTTCGAAGACCTGGTGCCTGCACTCAAGGAAGCCGACGTCATCATTTCCTCCATCAACCGTGCCGAGCCGTTCTTCACCCGCGAGCTGGTGGATAACCTCGACGTGCTCAGCTTCAAGTTCTTCGTGGACCTGAGCGTGCCCCGCAGCATTGCAGCCGATGTGGAGTTGGTGCCCGGCGTGCTGGTCTACAACATAGACGCCATCCAAAGCAAGGCCTCGGCGGCGTTGCAAACCCGCCTGGCGGCCGTGCCCCAGGTGCGCGCCATCATCGCCGAAAGCATCGCAGGCCTGCAGGATTGGGCTAAAGAAATGATGGTTTCGCCCCTCATCCAAAAGATGAAGGCCAGCCTCGAAGCCCTGCGCCAGGAGGAGCTGGAGCGCTACCAGAAAAAAGCCACTCCCGCCGAAAGCAAGCTCCTCGACGAAGCCACCCGCTCGCTGATGCAGAAGATTCTCAAGCAGCACGTGCTACAGCTCAAAGCCGCCTGCAAGCGCGACGACGATGGGCAAATGGTAGAGCTGCTGGCGGAGCTGTTCGATTTGGAGAAGTCGGGGCTTCCGGCTTAG
- a CDS encoding DMT family transporter, translated as MLPTNPPVADTSLVADAAAVASGTAAPTSKVSTASPKPSELPKNLPAAPGVTTPLAWALLLILATIWGTSFILMKKGLVVFSAMELGATRVSVAALLLLPFALRHVGTVERSRFKWLALSGVVGTLIPAFLFAYAETKLASGLAGVLNALTVVFTLLVGALLFGQRLTGLRVLGITLGLVGTVVMLLLGGSGGTDTPTGEGNAWYGIYILVATIGYGLSVNVIKHRLGGMTPMAVTAVLLLLIGGPALAYLLVGTGFLHKLATVPGAWAAFGYIALLATMSTAVAMVLFNRLIQQSTALFASSSTYLIPIVALAWGALDGEAFNLWHFLGMLIILAGVLIIHRAR; from the coding sequence ATGCTGCCTACAAACCCACCCGTTGCTGATACTTCACTCGTTGCCGATGCCGCCGCAGTTGCCTCCGGCACGGCCGCCCCGACCAGTAAAGTGTCCACTGCCAGCCCCAAGCCATCGGAATTGCCTAAAAACTTGCCCGCTGCACCCGGGGTGACCACGCCGCTGGCGTGGGCGCTGCTGCTGATTCTGGCCACTATCTGGGGCACGTCTTTTATTTTAATGAAAAAAGGACTGGTCGTGTTCTCGGCCATGGAGCTGGGCGCTACCCGCGTGAGTGTGGCGGCGCTGCTGCTGCTGCCGTTTGCCCTGCGCCACGTGGGCACCGTAGAGCGCAGCCGTTTCAAGTGGCTGGCTTTGAGCGGCGTGGTGGGCACGCTGATACCGGCCTTTCTCTTTGCCTACGCCGAAACCAAGCTGGCCTCGGGGCTGGCCGGCGTGCTCAATGCCCTCACGGTGGTGTTTACGCTGCTGGTAGGTGCTTTGCTGTTTGGGCAGCGCCTCACGGGCCTGCGGGTGCTGGGCATCACGCTGGGGCTGGTGGGCACGGTAGTGATGCTGCTGCTCGGCGGCAGCGGCGGCACCGATACGCCCACCGGCGAAGGCAACGCCTGGTACGGCATCTACATACTGGTGGCCACCATTGGCTACGGTCTGAGCGTGAACGTGATAAAACACCGCCTGGGCGGCATGACGCCCATGGCCGTGACGGCCGTGCTGCTGCTGCTCATCGGCGGGCCCGCGCTGGCGTACCTACTGGTAGGCACCGGCTTTTTGCACAAGCTGGCCACCGTGCCGGGGGCCTGGGCGGCGTTTGGCTACATCGCGCTGCTGGCTACCATGAGCACGGCGGTGGCCATGGTGCTCTTCAACCGCCTGATTCAGCAGTCGACGGCGCTCTTTGCCTCGTCCAGCACTTACCTCATTCCCATCGTCGCGCTGGCCTGGGGCGCGCTCGACGGCGAGGCCTTCAACCTCTGGCACTTCCTGGGCATGCTGATAATTCTGGCCGGGGTGCTGATTATTCACCGGGCGCGGTAG
- a CDS encoding transposase, protein MPLSPGETAFITFRLHGTIPAAEGRRLKAELRAAQEAGTDHRRAQKQFFAQFDAVLDRAPIGPAYFDQEKMAEMLAGEIMMLEETGFVVHGFALLPNHLHLVLHLPASSPLSFAKAIDLLHLRTATHCRRLVRPKLPPEAEFWQAGWFEYAVHDEAELTRLLAYVRGNARQAGLPARFQEWPYVFNEE, encoded by the coding sequence ATGCCCCTCTCGCCCGGTGAAACCGCTTTTATCACCTTCCGCCTGCACGGTACCATCCCGGCGGCCGAGGGCCGCCGGCTCAAGGCCGAGCTGCGCGCGGCCCAGGAAGCCGGCACCGACCACCGCCGGGCCCAAAAGCAGTTTTTTGCCCAATTCGACGCCGTGCTGGACCGCGCGCCCATTGGCCCGGCGTACTTCGACCAGGAGAAAATGGCCGAGATGCTGGCCGGCGAAATCATGATGCTCGAGGAAACCGGCTTCGTCGTCCACGGCTTTGCGCTGCTGCCCAACCACCTGCACCTGGTGCTGCACCTGCCCGCCAGCAGCCCGCTTTCCTTTGCCAAAGCCATCGACTTGCTGCACCTGCGCACCGCCACCCACTGCCGCCGCCTAGTGCGCCCCAAACTGCCGCCCGAAGCCGAGTTCTGGCAGGCCGGCTGGTTCGAGTACGCCGTGCACGACGAGGCTGAGCTGACCCGCCTGCTGGCCTACGTGCGCGGCAATGCCCGGCAGGCGGGCCTGCCCGCGCGCTTCCAAGAATGGCCTTATGTTTTTAATGAAGAATGA
- a CDS encoding glyoxalase/bleomycin resistance/dioxygenase family protein, with translation MRITDLHLLTADLAGTEAFYGGQLQLPLLQRTPTAVGFRVGYSRLTFHAAPGPTRPFYHVAFAIAFGQVNAAQAWVAARAESLPYSATQAIADFPNWRARAFYFLDNNGTILECIGRVGGPAGPAEFEAATGLLGVHEIGLVLPDVPRDCEALASTYHVPFYARGPRLADFAALGDEDGLFIASAVGRGWLPTLRPAERHWLKVAFEQDGQPYELEL, from the coding sequence ATGCGGATAACGGACTTGCACCTGCTCACCGCCGATTTGGCGGGCACGGAAGCCTTTTACGGCGGCCAACTGCAACTGCCCCTGCTGCAGCGCACGCCTACGGCCGTGGGCTTCCGGGTGGGGTACTCCAGGCTGACTTTTCACGCAGCTCCTGGCCCAACCCGGCCCTTTTACCACGTGGCGTTTGCCATTGCTTTCGGCCAGGTAAACGCCGCCCAGGCCTGGGTGGCCGCCCGCGCCGAGAGCCTGCCGTACTCGGCTACCCAGGCCATTGCCGACTTTCCCAACTGGCGGGCGCGGGCCTTCTACTTCCTCGACAACAACGGCACCATCCTCGAGTGCATTGGCCGGGTGGGTGGGCCGGCGGGGCCCGCGGAGTTTGAGGCTGCAACGGGGCTGCTGGGCGTGCACGAAATTGGGCTGGTGCTGCCCGATGTACCGCGCGATTGCGAGGCGCTGGCGTCCACTTACCACGTGCCGTTTTACGCCCGCGGGCCGCGCCTGGCCGATTTTGCGGCCTTGGGCGACGAAGACGGCCTGTTCATCGCCTCGGCCGTTGGCCGGGGCTGGCTGCCCACGCTGCGCCCCGCCGAACGGCACTGGCTGAAGGTGGCCTTTGAGCAGGACGGCCAGCCCTACGAATTGGAGCTTTAG